A segment of the Nostoc sp. TCL26-01 genome:
GTGACAGATACAGCCTTTCTGCGAAATCCTCATTATCACCAAGCCAGTGATGCGATCGCCACCCTTGATTTAGATTTTCTCACAGGTGTGTGTCAAGGCTTGGAAACCAGCATTCGGCACTTTTGACCAGCCGAAAATTGATCGCAGGTATAATAACAGAGATAGCCAGAAACCAGATTTAAAGTCATGCGATCGCCGATTCCCGTTTTCTCGGTTGCCGAATATTTGGAAGCTGAAAGTAAAAGCAAACTCCGTCATGAGTATTTAGGCGGTCAAATTTTTGCCATGACAGGGGGTAGTAAGGCACACAATATCATTACCTTAAATATTGCCAGTCGGTTACGTTCTCAATTGCGGGGAGGGGCCTGTAATGTCTTTATGTCAGATATGAAGGTCAAGTTAAAAGCTACTCATCAAAATCAGACGATATTTTATTATCCTGATGTGATGGTTACTTGTAACTCTGATGATCAAGATAACTATTTTGTCAATTATCCTTGTGTGATTTTTGAAGTATTATCACCCAGTACCGAAGTCAGCGATCGCCGGGAAAAATTGGTTAACTATCAGACTATTAGCAGTTTGCAGGAGTATGTTTTAGTTTCCCAAGATGAGATAAAAGTAGAAGTCTATCGTCAAGATTTACCAGGGAATTGGACACAGGAGATTTTGTCAAGTGAGGATAAATTAATTTTAAATTCTGTCAATTTATCGCTCACAATGACAGATATTTATGAGGATATTTTTTGATTTTATAACGTTTCTCTTTCTACTGAGGTACTAAGCTTAAGCTAAGTATACATCCTCCACACTCCTCTGTCTTGAAAAGTTTCCTACGGCGGGAAACCCGCCTACAGAAATTTTCGCTGCGCTTTCCTCCGCGTCCCTCTGTCTTGAAAAGTTGAGCCACTGCTTTGGACGGGTTTCCCGGCTTATAGCAAGTGGCGTTCCTACGGAGGGAAACCCTCCTACAGAACTTTTCGCTGCGGTTAAAATTATTAACTTTATACCTTACTTACTAAGAAATGTGTAATTCATTTCTACCCCTACAACGCAGAAATATCCATGTCTCAACTACAACGAATAACGATCGCCCCCTCCCAACTCCAGCAAACCCAAATTTTCCTCACACCTCAACAACAACATTACTTAAAACGAGTGTTACGCTTGCGTGAAGGCGATCGCTTTATGGCGATGGATGGTTTGGGTAAATGGTGGCTGGCTAGTCTTAGTGGAGAACAAGCCCAAGTTTTAGAACCATTGCTTGTGGAGACAGAATTACCAGTGGTGATTACCTTAATTATTGCTTTGCCTAAAGGCAGTGGATTTGATGATATTGTCAGGAGTTGTACTGAATTGGGTGTAGCTTGTATTGCTCCCGTGTTGAGCGATCGCACCTTACTAAATCCCAGTCCCCAAAAACTCGAACGTTGGCAACGCATCGCCGCAGAAGCCGCAGAACAATCAGAACGGGCTATTGTCCCAACGATTTTAGAACCTGTATCTTTTACCACTGCGATTAAAACTACTACCAGTACTCACCGTTATATTTGTGAGGCGCGGGGTGAGTATAGCCATCTGCAAAATGCCATCACACAAATCTCCGGGGAAGTGGTAATTGCTACAGGCCCAGAGGGAGGATGGACAGATAGAGAACTTACAGAAGCGATCGCTACGGGATTTCAACCAGTATCTTTAGGTCGTCGCATCCTCAGAGCAGTCACAGCGCCAATAGTAGCATTATCCCTAATTGCCGCAGCTTGTGAAGTATAAATCCAGATATTTTGGGAAAAATATCATTAAAAGTGCATTGAATTGACCTCATGATTGAGCAAGTTGCGATCGCCTTCGAGCGTAAAGATTATCACACAGCCGCTAAGTTACTCAAACAGTTACTCAAGCAATCACCAGAAAATCCTTGGGTGCAACTTTATGTAGGTAGGCTACAGGAAGTATCCCAAAAACGCCGTGAAGCGGAAAAAATATATCGACAGTTGTTATTAAACACACAAAATAACAAAATCATCACCCAAGCACGGCAAGGTTTACGACGGATACAAGAAATTGAGCAAGAAGAGAGACAACGAGCGATCGCTCAAGCCACAGCCGAACCCTGCAATAATGAACTAGGCATACTTATTTTGGAACCTCTGAGTCATCCACTCAAAACCCAAGTAGCGCCCAAATTCGCACAAATCATGCAGCTAGATCCCTACAGTGCCAATATGGTACTTCCGACTCGTTGCTGGAAGTTTTACCAAACTGCCCCGATAGGAGAACTCAAGTTTTATGGTACACAGTTACAACAAGCAGAAATTCCTTGTTTTTGGACAGCTATCAGCACTATTGAACAAATACAAGTATTTCAAGCCCACTATTTTTTAGAATCTCATCCCCAAGCTACCATGATTTGCTCTAATCATGCGAATCAGTTAGGTTCACTAACATTTGATTGGTCAGAAGTTTCTGCTAGGGTGATGGGATTGTTGCCTATTTTTGAAGAAGTTGTTGATGTTGATGTCCGCCGTAAACTAGAACGCAAAACCCAAACCCAAGACTATGCCCAATTTTGTGATTTACATTTACCCGGTAGACGTTGTATTTTGCGGTTACACGATTCTAGTTATCAATTTCAACAAGGTGTAGAGATTGCACCTTTAGCGACTCACAATACTATTAGAATCAATTGGAATAAATTACTAGATTGGATAGAGCAAAAATTACCACAAGTGAAAATTTGGACAGATTTCACACCTTTTGCAGAAACAGTCCTAGAGCAAAAAGAAATGCTGGAACACCTCCAGTCTCATGTTCGCCTATTTCGTAGGGAAAAAACTAACTGGGACCCAGCATTTCATTTATATAGTGGGTTGATCTTTAATAAGGGTGTGGTAACAACGTCATTTCGTAATTCGTAATGACGCTCGTTCGCTCTTAGCGTCTCCCCTTGGGAGAAGACTCGCCAACGCTACGCTAACGTAATTTGTAATACCTTACGGTAAGGCTTTCGCATACGTAATTACGTTTTTGGAAGGGTTTGAGACATTTTTAACCACGCTGTACTAGCAAAACTTAGCCAGGAGTTTTGACTTGACGTGCCATATCTAAAAATGTACTCATATTTGCACCGGGAAGGCGACGACCATTAGAACCAGAAGCTGAAGGTGCTAAGTATTTCGGGGCAAATGTAGTTTCAGTTGGTGTGACTGGTTGAGCTTTTGCTACAGGTGCGGCTACGGGTTCAGCTGGTGCAGCAGTTTTACCATTCTCGCTCTTCTTAGGTGCTTTAGCTTTAGCTTTAGCTTTAGCTTTAGTTTTAGCTGGTGCTGGTGCTGGTTCTGCGCTGGTTTCTGCGACTACTGGGGCTGGAGTGGGTTCTTTAACAGGTGGTGCTTCTACTGGTGCTGCAACTTTTGTACCATTAGATGCAGCTGGCACAACTGGTTTTGTCTGAGTAGAATCTTCCTTCAGTTCCAAATAGTAGCCGTTGCTTTTCTTTTTAGGTAATAAGCCACTGATAAAACCGACTAATCCAGTCACGAAACTCACAATCCCGCCAATTAACTTTTTGATAAAATCCATTAGAATTGCTCCTGATCTTTATATTTTGTAATTTGTGCGTAATGTTAAAAATTACGTCGAAATACTACGATTTTTAACTATCAGCTATCTAGTAACAAACCTTGTCGGTTTGTGCTTAACCCAAGTTCACATAAGGGATAAGCATTCTCAGCTATTACTTGCAGATACTCACAAACTGTAAATCCCAAGAATTAATTATTAAATTTTATCCCAACTTAAGGCAAGATTCTGAAAGGTTGCTTAACAAAATTTAACATCATTTTATTCTATAGGTATCTATTAGCACTAAAAATGATTAGGATTTCAACCAGTGGCAAGAGTGTCATAATCTGCGCGCTGGTAGCAATCAGACTCAGTTACATTTTCTACAGACTTGATATATTTCATCTGAAAAAATGAAAACTCGAAATCAGCAGCGCAATCCAGTGTTGTTAGTGCATGGCATCAGTGATACGGAAGCCGTATTTGCGAAAATGGCAGATCATTTGAGACAACTAGATTGGCCTGTATATGCAGTAGACTTAATACCTAATAACGGGGAAGTTGGGCTGGATGTTTTAGCCGGGCAGGTAGCTGATTATGTTGCTAAAACCTTTGCCCCAGAGCAACCCATAGATTTATTAGGCTTTAGTATGGGGGGAATCGTCAGCCGTTACTACGTTCAACGGTTGGGCGGAATTAGTCGTGTACAAAGGTTTTTGACAATTTCTTCACCCCATAACGGCACAGTAGTTGCTTATGCTTCCCAGAATCCTGGGTGTGTGCAAATGCGTCCTAACAGTCCATTTCTGCAAGATTTGAATGCTGATGTGCAAATGTTACAGCAGTTAAATTTTACGTCTATGTGGACACCTTACGATTTAATGATTATCCCCACTAATAGTTCTAAGATGCCCATAGGTAAAGAAATTATTATTCCTGTAGCCTTACATTCGTGGATGTTGACAGATGCCAGAAGTTTAGCGGCTGTAGCCAAAACTTTGGCAGAACCAATTAACAGTGAACAGTCATCAGTCAACAGTTATCAGTCAAGATAATTGAATCAGCGTTAACTGATAACTGATTTAATTCCTATCACCAATTTGAGTATAGTCATAACTGCCAAAAATTGCCTCTGGGTGGCGATAATACTTAAATTCCATCAAGTTATAAAATGGATCTTCCAAAAAGAAAGTCCGATGCTCTAAAGGAGAAGCAACAAAGCGGTCTTTAGGTGTCTCTCGAAATAGTAACTGTTTTTGTTTAGCTCTTTCTACTAGTTTTTCCCAGTCTTGTTCTTGGGTAAAAATTAAGCCAAAGTGCCTGGGATATATGGTGCGTTGTGGTGTCAATGGTTCCTTAGTAAGATGAGCTACCAATTGATGACCATAAAGATTGAGAATTATTGCTTGAGGATTTTCTCGACCAGGGGTGCAACCTAAGCCATCAATATAATAAGTCTTTGTCTTGGCAATATCAGTTACAGGGAAAGCGAGATGAAATAAAGTTTGGTTCATATAGAAATCCGATTTGATTACTGAAATGATTTGTGTAGGTAGGCAATAGGCAATAGGCAATAGGCAATAGGTAAGAAATTTCTCGACTTGTACTGATTTTTTTGTGTAAGCACAGGCTATGCCAACAAAAATCAAATATTAGTCCTATAAGTGGGATGGGGGAATATTACCAGTGTCCATCATTCAGGGAAGATAATTGTTTTTGGGTTTAGAAAATTCAGAGAAGATTGAGCAACCCCATGTTTTAAGTTGAATACTTGCCGTTGATTTCCACATAACCTTCTGTGAGATCACAACCCCATACAGTTGCAGCAGCTTCTCCCACATTTAAGCTAACATGAATATCTACTTTCTCTTGAGACATAATTTGTTTTAACTTGTCCAAACTTTCAGCTTGGAAGGTATTGGGATAAACTTGCACGTCAGCAAACCTAATCACAACTTTGTCTTGATTAATTTCCCGTTCATCTTCACATTTACCGATCGCCATTGCTACCCGTCCCCAGTTGGGATCTGCACCGTAGATGGCAGTTTTTACCAATGGTGAATTAACGATCGCTTTCGCAACACGTTTGGCTTGCTGATAATTAGCGGCTGAGTCTACCGTCACCTCAATGACTTTAGTTGCCCCTTCACCATCACGGGCAATTTTTAATACTAACTCGTGAGCAATTTCTTCTAAGGCTGTGGCAAACTCTGTTTCCGAAACCTCACCAGCTAAACCATTTGCCAAAATCACAGCGCTGTCACTTGTAGAAGTATCAGTATCTATACTTAAACAGTTAAACGTTTTATCAACAGTAGAGCGAAAAAGCGATCGCAGTGTTTCTGGGGCAATTGCTGCGTCTGTGAAAAAGAAAGCTAACATTGTTGCCATATTTGGCTCAATCATCCCCACACCCTTGGCAATACCGACCAGCTTGGCATGACCAATTTGCCTAGCGGCTAGCTTGGGTATGGTGTCGGTGGTCATGATACCACGGGCTGCCAAATCAAAATTAGCAGGAGTCAATTTCTGCCCCATACCTGATAAGCCAGCACGGATTTTTTCTATAGGATAGCGTCTACCAATTACCCCTGTAGAGGCGATCGCTAGATTATCGGCAGAAATTCCGGTTTCTTCAGCAATAATTTGTATAATCTCTTGGGCATCAGCTATGCCAACAGCACCATTAGCCACGTTGGCATTTTTGGAAATGACAATCACACCTTGCGCTTGAGAATTTTGGAGATTTTGACGGCTAATTGTCACACTAGGGCCAGCAAATAGACTTTGAGTAAATACGCCATCTGCGACACAGGGAACATCAGACTTGATTAATACAAAATCTTCCGTAGTATCGCGTATACCCAAATTAGCGATAAATGTACTAAACCCTTGAGGTGTGGAAGATGCAGTTAGTGACATTTTGATCAATGAGGAGTACTGAGTCAATAATATCAGTCCCATCCTCAACCCCAGTATCCAGTGCCGAAAAATTTTCCTACAGAGGCTCAAGTGCTTGTGACAAACAATTTACCGGGTTTTTAGTAGCCGATAAATCAAATTTTGCGTGCTTAGAATGAGATAGCTAGCAGCTGATTCTACATACGAGCCATAGAGGAACGCAATGCTAATTTTTGAGGAACACTTTCAAGACAATCGCTGTAGCTGGGTAACAAGGGATAGCGCCGAGTGCAGCCTGGAATTGGAAGTGAGTCATTATTTATTTGATCATAAACGTGCAGGTGATACATATTGGCTATCGTGGAACGCCGCCGAGTTTTTCTATGACAGAACGGAATTTCATATTCATATAGTGTTAGAAAAGGCTGCTGGTGTTGAAGATCATGGTTATGGTTTTGTCTGGGGACTCTCAGATGTTAGCAATTTCTTTGAGTTTGTCATCTCTGGCAATGGTTACTATCGCATCACTGAAGTGAAAGATGGTAGCTTCATTAATTACACAGATTGGAAACGTTGCGATCGCATTCATCGCAGCAATGCAGTTAATTTATTAGAAATCGACCGTGTGGGGAATTGGGTAGAGTTTTATATCAACAGCACATTAGTAGACAAGTTCCCGGCTGATAAGTTAATGGATGTACCAGGGCAAAATTTTGGTTTTGTCATCCACGACAAGATTAAAATGAAGGTTCATAGCCTGATTGTCAGCGCTCCTGATACAGAAAAAGAACCTGTTGATACTAATCATCATGCTCAAGAAATAAAACCGGAAACCAAAGCTTCTTTTTTAGAACATGATCCACCTGAAGATGATACCCTAGAAGCCGTGTTTGCTGATTTAAAAGCTTTAGTTGGGCATGATCAAACCAAGCATCAACTGTTTTCCTTAGCCAACTTCCTGAAAGTCCAAACCGAACGCCAACAACGCGGGTTAAAAACGGTAGAAACTTCTCTACACTTGATGTTATACGGGCCGCCAGGAACAGGTAAAACAACTATTGCTAGGTTAGTAGGAAGATTATATAAACAATTGGGATTTTTACCTCGTGGACACGTTGTCGAAACCGATCGCGCTGGGATTATTGGTGGTTATATCGGACAAACTGCCCTCCGGGCGGAAAGTGCTGTTCAGCAAGCCCTAAGCGGTGTATTATTCATTGACGAAGCCCATGCCCTAGCCCCAGAAAATACCCCCAATGACTTTGGTAAAGAGGCATTGCAGATATTAATCAAACGCATGGAAGATTACCGCGATCGCTTGGCGATCGTTGTGGCTGGTTATACTGATGAGATGGATCGTTTATTAGAGTTAAATCCTGGGTTTAAATCCCGTTTAAACAGGTTATTTTATTTAGATCATTACACTCCTAATGAGTTATTGTTAATCTTCAAAAAATTCTGTCATGATAATGGTTACATCTTAGATCCATCAGCTGTCATAGTTCTCCAAGCTACTTTTGAAGTCGCCTATGCCAAACGAGACAAAAGTTTTGGTAACGGACGTTTTGCTAGAGCATTATTTGAACGCAGCATTGAACAACAAGCCAACCGCATTGTGGCTTATCTACAAGAGTTAGATGATTACCAAATCAATCTAATTGTTGCCGAAGATTTATCTTTTATGTAGGGATGGGAGACTTGTGACGCTGAGAGGATGTTTGAAAAGTCTGTTTCTTTGTCATGTTGAATGCAGCGTAGCGGAATGAAACATCTCGGTATGTGCCACAAGAGAATTACCGATACTGTTGTGCTTGAGTTTCAAACAGATAAGCATAGGTTCCACCCATCGCTATTAACTCATCATGAGTGCCATTTTCCACAATTGTACCGTTAGACATGACATAAATGCGATCGGCCATTTTCACTGTAGATAGGCGATGACTAATTAAAATAGCAGCTTGGTCTTTAATTAATTGACGGAACTTTTCAAACACTTCGTATTCCGCTTTTGGGTCCATTGCGCTAGTAGGTTCATCTAAGACAATTAACTGTGATTCTCGCAAAAATGCCCGTGCTAAAGCGATTTTTTGCCATTGTCCAATACTCAGTTCTTCACCTTGGTCAAATAACTTACCCAGGATAGTATCATACCCCTTGGGTAAGTGAGAAATCACATCATCTGCTCCAGAACGTCGAGCTGCTGCAATGATACTTTCTCGTTGTGGTGGTAAATCTATATTGGCTAACCAAATATTTTCTTGGGCTGTGAAATGATATTTAGCATAGTCTTGAAAAATGACACTAATTTCTCGACGCAATTCTGCTGTTTTAAACTCTTTCAGGTCAATGCCATCAATAGTAATGCTTCCCGATGTAGGGTCATATAATCGACATAAGAGTTTAATTAAAGTAGTTTTCCCAGAACCATTTTCTCCGACTAATGCTACTACTTCCCCTCTGCCAATTCGCAAATTGATATCTTTTAATGCTTGGCGAGTAGTAGTTGAATATTGGAAACTCACATTGTCAAACACAATGCCAGTTTGCATCGGTCGGGGAATAGGTACAGGATATAATGGTTCAATTAACTTGGGTTTCAGGTCAAGAAATTCGTAGAGGTTACTTAAGAAAAGATTGTCTTCGTAAAGGGCAGAAATACTAGCTAATAAACTTTTAATATCGTTTTGTCCACGTTGCAAGGCTTGGTAATAGAGGACTAAATCACCCAGGCGCAAAACTCCGTGAATAGCTTGATAGATTATATAAGCATAGATAGCAAAGATAATAATCCCAGCGATCGCCTCTGCTGCTAAATTTGCCACAGCCCGGTTGGCGAGAACGCGAAACTTTTCTTGATATAGCTGCTGACGAATACGCAGATACCATTGACTAAAATAAGTACCAATATCAAATAAGCGGATTTCTTTGGCATATTGATCTGATGTCAGCATCCACGCCAGATACATAGCTTGGCGTTCTGGTGGTGTCCATTGACGCTGCCAATTATACATAATCCGACTGTACTTAATCCTGACTAACAGTGCAGGTAAGGCAGCGATAAATAATATGCCAATGATGCCCCAATGCAAGGACAACAGCAACCCCACCATCGCTATCAACGAAACACTACTTTGTCCCACCTGGGCCAAGCGATTGAGAATTTGCGGTGGTCGGTAGGGTGCTTCTTGTTGCGCTCGTTGTAAGGTATCGTAGTACAGAGGGTTTTCGTAATACTCTAAGTCAGAAGCAATGGATTTAGCATTAATAATTCCCTGCATATAGTCAGTCACCCGTTGAGAATGGGCATTGATGACTAAATCTGTCAAGGAGTTACAAATATTAATTAATAAGGTGACTGCACCAGCTAATAAAATCCAAGGAATCACTGAATTAAACGCAGCAACTTTATCAGCTATGCTAAAGTTAGCCACCACTGTATCGATGATCAGTTTAGTCAGATAAATTGCCAATACGGGCAGTATACCTTGAATGAACAGCAGGACTACACGAGCGATCGTCCAGTTGGGGCTACTTTGCCAAACTAGGCGTAATGCAGGCAAAAGACGTAATGTGTTTCGCAGCTTGTCTTGAAAGATTTTGCCTAGTTGCATAGTTAAAATGGCGATCGCAATATTATAGAAACATCTGGGATATCTAAAATGAATTAAAGCGAAACAGAAGATAAGTTATCTATAGAGGATGAATTACCAGCAAGATCATCCTCCACTAACTTGACTAAATCCGGTAACGCTGCTAAAGAACGTTGTCTTCGCAAACTCAAAATCGGGATTTGTCTCACCAGCTGAGTACACTGGATAAAATGTGCTTTCAAAAACTCTGGTGCAGTCAAAGCTTGCATTTCTCTAGAATGTTTCACCAACTCCCCAAAACTTTGTTTCAGTTCTAGCGGGACAATTTCCGGGTGAGTTCCCCCAGCTAGTACATAAATTCGCTTCAGAGGTA
Coding sequences within it:
- a CDS encoding Uma2 family endonuclease, which gives rise to MRSPIPVFSVAEYLEAESKSKLRHEYLGGQIFAMTGGSKAHNIITLNIASRLRSQLRGGACNVFMSDMKVKLKATHQNQTIFYYPDVMVTCNSDDQDNYFVNYPCVIFEVLSPSTEVSDRREKLVNYQTISSLQEYVLVSQDEIKVEVYRQDLPGNWTQEILSSEDKLILNSVNLSLTMTDIYEDIF
- a CDS encoding 16S rRNA (uracil(1498)-N(3))-methyltransferase — its product is MSQLQRITIAPSQLQQTQIFLTPQQQHYLKRVLRLREGDRFMAMDGLGKWWLASLSGEQAQVLEPLLVETELPVVITLIIALPKGSGFDDIVRSCTELGVACIAPVLSDRTLLNPSPQKLERWQRIAAEAAEQSERAIVPTILEPVSFTTAIKTTTSTHRYICEARGEYSHLQNAITQISGEVVIATGPEGGWTDRELTEAIATGFQPVSLGRRILRAVTAPIVALSLIAAACEV
- a CDS encoding tol-pal system YbgF family protein, with amino-acid sequence MIEQVAIAFERKDYHTAAKLLKQLLKQSPENPWVQLYVGRLQEVSQKRREAEKIYRQLLLNTQNNKIITQARQGLRRIQEIEQEERQRAIAQATAEPCNNELGILILEPLSHPLKTQVAPKFAQIMQLDPYSANMVLPTRCWKFYQTAPIGELKFYGTQLQQAEIPCFWTAISTIEQIQVFQAHYFLESHPQATMICSNHANQLGSLTFDWSEVSARVMGLLPIFEEVVDVDVRRKLERKTQTQDYAQFCDLHLPGRRCILRLHDSSYQFQQGVEIAPLATHNTIRINWNKLLDWIEQKLPQVKIWTDFTPFAETVLEQKEMLEHLQSHVRLFRREKTNWDPAFHLYSGLIFNKGVVTTSFRNS
- a CDS encoding triacylglycerol lipase, which gives rise to MKTRNQQRNPVLLVHGISDTEAVFAKMADHLRQLDWPVYAVDLIPNNGEVGLDVLAGQVADYVAKTFAPEQPIDLLGFSMGGIVSRYYVQRLGGISRVQRFLTISSPHNGTVVAYASQNPGCVQMRPNSPFLQDLNADVQMLQQLNFTSMWTPYDLMIIPTNSSKMPIGKEIIIPVALHSWMLTDARSLAAVAKTLAEPINSEQSSVNSYQSR
- a CDS encoding VOC family protein; this translates as MNQTLFHLAFPVTDIAKTKTYYIDGLGCTPGRENPQAIILNLYGHQLVAHLTKEPLTPQRTIYPRHFGLIFTQEQDWEKLVERAKQKQLLFRETPKDRFVASPLEHRTFFLEDPFYNLMEFKYYRHPEAIFGSYDYTQIGDRN
- the argJ gene encoding bifunctional glutamate N-acetyltransferase/amino-acid acetyltransferase ArgJ, which produces MSLTASSTPQGFSTFIANLGIRDTTEDFVLIKSDVPCVADGVFTQSLFAGPSVTISRQNLQNSQAQGVIVISKNANVANGAVGIADAQEIIQIIAEETGISADNLAIASTGVIGRRYPIEKIRAGLSGMGQKLTPANFDLAARGIMTTDTIPKLAARQIGHAKLVGIAKGVGMIEPNMATMLAFFFTDAAIAPETLRSLFRSTVDKTFNCLSIDTDTSTSDSAVILANGLAGEVSETEFATALEEIAHELVLKIARDGEGATKVIEVTVDSAANYQQAKRVAKAIVNSPLVKTAIYGADPNWGRVAMAIGKCEDEREINQDKVVIRFADVQVYPNTFQAESLDKLKQIMSQEKVDIHVSLNVGEAAATVWGCDLTEGYVEINGKYST
- a CDS encoding AAA family ATPase: MLIFEEHFQDNRCSWVTRDSAECSLELEVSHYLFDHKRAGDTYWLSWNAAEFFYDRTEFHIHIVLEKAAGVEDHGYGFVWGLSDVSNFFEFVISGNGYYRITEVKDGSFINYTDWKRCDRIHRSNAVNLLEIDRVGNWVEFYINSTLVDKFPADKLMDVPGQNFGFVIHDKIKMKVHSLIVSAPDTEKEPVDTNHHAQEIKPETKASFLEHDPPEDDTLEAVFADLKALVGHDQTKHQLFSLANFLKVQTERQQRGLKTVETSLHLMLYGPPGTGKTTIARLVGRLYKQLGFLPRGHVVETDRAGIIGGYIGQTALRAESAVQQALSGVLFIDEAHALAPENTPNDFGKEALQILIKRMEDYRDRLAIVVAGYTDEMDRLLELNPGFKSRLNRLFYLDHYTPNELLLIFKKFCHDNGYILDPSAVIVLQATFEVAYAKRDKSFGNGRFARALFERSIEQQANRIVAYLQELDDYQINLIVAEDLSFM
- a CDS encoding ABC transporter ATP-binding protein; the encoded protein is MQLGKIFQDKLRNTLRLLPALRLVWQSSPNWTIARVVLLFIQGILPVLAIYLTKLIIDTVVANFSIADKVAAFNSVIPWILLAGAVTLLINICNSLTDLVINAHSQRVTDYMQGIINAKSIASDLEYYENPLYYDTLQRAQQEAPYRPPQILNRLAQVGQSSVSLIAMVGLLLSLHWGIIGILFIAALPALLVRIKYSRIMYNWQRQWTPPERQAMYLAWMLTSDQYAKEIRLFDIGTYFSQWYLRIRQQLYQEKFRVLANRAVANLAAEAIAGIIIFAIYAYIIYQAIHGVLRLGDLVLYYQALQRGQNDIKSLLASISALYEDNLFLSNLYEFLDLKPKLIEPLYPVPIPRPMQTGIVFDNVSFQYSTTTRQALKDINLRIGRGEVVALVGENGSGKTTLIKLLCRLYDPTSGSITIDGIDLKEFKTAELRREISVIFQDYAKYHFTAQENIWLANIDLPPQRESIIAAARRSGADDVISHLPKGYDTILGKLFDQGEELSIGQWQKIALARAFLRESQLIVLDEPTSAMDPKAEYEVFEKFRQLIKDQAAILISHRLSTVKMADRIYVMSNGTIVENGTHDELIAMGGTYAYLFETQAQQYR